One Salmo trutta chromosome 12, fSalTru1.1, whole genome shotgun sequence genomic region harbors:
- the oatx gene encoding solute carrier family 22 member 6-A: MGFADLLNDVGGFGRFQWIHVTLLSIPGLLMASQNLLNNFTAGMPGHHCTIPNRTSIASSQNISQSEVDDRELLRAFIPMDASGTKLSKCTRYVEAQWHLLESNASVIGHQANFSELETEICLDGWTYDKTEFLSTVVSEWDLVCTLRPMKQMSQTIYMGGVLAGAIIFGGLSDRFGRKALLIWSYFQLATLGTCTAFSPSFMTYCIFRFMTGMAVSGVILNTVSLKVEWIPTKSRTLVGTLSSFFFTFGQMVLAGIAHSLRDWRKLQVAVCAPFFLFFLYSWWYSESARWLVLNRRSDKALKHIHRVARINRKPEMVEKITLEVLECHMHKEVQSSKTTHTAYDLIRTTVMRRISLCLMVVWFSTSFAYYGLAMDLQKFGVNIYLIQIIFGLVDFPAKLVALGSLTFLGRRITQGTCLLMSALMIFTNIFVPTDMQSIRTTLACLGKAFTSASFTCIYLFTGELYPTVIRQTGMGFTSTMARVGSMAAPAVLILEEMLPALPSIIYGGAAVVAGIIAFFLPETLNIPLPDTIEDVEEKWASKKLDAEKQAKKEAVALREMKKGAVEGDGEITGLNAL, encoded by the exons ATGGGTTTTGCGGACCTCTTGAATGACGTTGGCGGGTTCGGACGTTTCCAATGGATCCATGTTACCTTGTTGTCTATTCCTGGTCTACTGATGGCAAGCCAGAATCTGTTGAATAATTTCACAGCTGGTATGCCTGGACATCACTGTACCATACCCAATAGGACTTCTATTGCCAGTAGTCAAAACATCTCTCAATCAGAAGTGGATGACAGAGAGCTCCTTCGCGCCTTTATCCCGATGGATGCCAGTGGGACCAAATTGTCCAAGTGTACGAGGTATGTCGAGGCGCAGTGGCATCTTCTTGAAAGCAACGCAAGCGTCATTGGACATCAGGCTAACTTTTCAGAGCTTGAGACAGAGATATGTCTGGATGGCTGGACCTATGACAAAACAGAATTTCTGTCCACAGTTGTCTCAGAG TGGGACTTGGTCTGTACCCTCCGTCCTATGAAACAGATGAGCCAGACTATTTATATGGGTGGGGTCCTGGCAGGGGCTATCATATTTGGAGGGCTGTCAGACAG ATTTGGGCGAAAGGCCTTGTTGATCTGGTCCTATTTTCAGCTAGCCACGCTGGGCACCTGTACAGCCTTCTCACCTTCCTTCATGACCTACTGTATCTTCCGCTTCATGACAGGCATGGCAGTATCTGGGGTGATCCTCAACACAGTCTCTCTCA AGGTGGAGTGGATTCCCACCAAGTCCCGCACTCTAGTGGGCACCCTCTCGTCCTTCTTCTTCACCTTTGGCCAGATGGTCCTGGCAGGCATCGCCCACAGCCTCAGGGACTGGCGCAAGCTGCAGGTGGCTGTCTGCGCtcccttcttcctcttcttcctctataGCTG GTGGTACTCTGAGTCTGCCCGCTGGCTAGTGCTAAATCGCAGGTCTGACAAGGCCCTGAAACACATCCACCGTGTGGCCAGGATCAACCGCAAACCTGAGATGGTAGAGAAGATCACCCTGGAG GTTCTGgaatgtcacatgcacaaagAGGTCCAGTCGAGTAAGACCACCCACACAGCATACGACTTGATACGCACCACAGTGATGAGAAGAATATCTCTCTGTCTTATGGTTGTTTG GTTCTCTACCAGTTTTGCCTACTACGGCCTAGCAATGGACCTGCAGAAGTTTGGGGTGAACATCTACCTGATCCAGATCATCTTTGGGCTGGTGGACTTCCCCGCCAAGCTGGTGGCTCTGGGGAGTCTTACCTTTCTGGGTCGGAGGATCACTCAGGGAACATGTCTCCTCATGTCTGCCCTGATGATATTCACCAACATCTTCGTCCCCACAG ACATGCAGTCTATTAGGACTACTCTGGCTTGTCTGGGGAAGGCCTTCACCTCTGCATCCTTCACCTGTATTTATCTGTTTACTGGAGAGCTTTACCCCACCGTCATCAG acagacaggaatgGGATTTACCTCCACTATGGCCAGGGTGGGCTCCATGGCAGCACCTGCTGTGCTGATCCTGGAAGAGATGCTGCCCGCTCTGCCCAGTATTATCTATGGAGGTGCTGCTGTGGTGGCTGGCATCATCGCCTTCTTCCTCCCTGAAACCCTCAACATCCCTCTTCCTGACACCATCGAGGATGTGGAGGAGAAATG GGCTAGTAAGAAGCTGGATGCAGAGAAACAGGCTAAAAAGGAGGCAGTGGCTCTTCGGGAGATGAAGAAGGGAGCAGTTGAGGGGGATGGGGAAATCACGGGACTCAATGCTCTGTGA